A stretch of Rhodothermales bacterium DNA encodes these proteins:
- a CDS encoding efflux RND transporter permease subunit codes for MRITDISIQYRTSVLVLTAILTIGGLLSYLTIPKEANPSIEIPQIVVTTIYPGASPDDIESLVTQHIEQEVQGLSGIKEIRSTSTEGVSTVIVEFDPDVSIDDALQKVRDKVGIAKSEIPPEAEEPLVSEIDLQEFPIMTINLAAGYSLARLKDVAEDLEEQLEGIPSVLKVDVIGALEREVQVDVDLNALKSYNLAFEDVIATIREENTNIPGGSIDVDRANYLVRVNGEIEAPAELENLVVEAPGGVPVYIRDIATVVFGFKERATYSRLEMIQEEDEEGALRMLSDEELATLQVVSLNIVKRSGANILDTVKEIDEKMAAFTFPAGTRHVITGDMSVYVEAMLKDLENNVISGLIFVVAVLLFFLGVRNAFLVGIAIPLSMFIAFILFQTLGYTLNFIILFSLIIALGMLVDNAIVIIENIYRFREQGYSRFESARLGTSEVGPAVIASTATTVAAFAPMLFWPGIIGEFMSYMPLTLIVTLICSLFVALVINPVFMGIYARMDNEESPPMRRAARIGATVLVALTGVVIGIANWKSLVVLIVAIPVLIWMHKHVFKPMGDRFVQTGFPRIVTRYRTFLNWMLERDYSAKRALLRNTFSLGAFTLGAVALVLGGIISRIAGQYAGMILLVPGGILAALGLIGIFVHIAEILYIGGKTTVKGGVYLALGIGALLGIIQISPRHLEPSAAVVLMAVPVLVVLIGALGWVFKAPRQLILTDNRSRLLNGVIGSLFGIVGLFVLAPTGVEFFPTTDPNQVAIEFEAPLGTNLETSNGVALEAHSRIDALLHDNPNLRANVKNMLTNVGVGGDVMFGGSAAGPERARLTLNLVDYEDRAEPSPITMAALRNQLKGIPGTEVTFSQDQSGPPVGNPVNIEISGADFEVISRVATEVKTRLSEASETGAIPGLVDVNDNLNSGRPELQVDIDRERAAQYGLSTSLIASTIRSAINGSEAGTYRTGKNEYDIIVRLAESDRSSLESLRNLTIVHEGQQVPLVAVADMQLRGGLGSVTRLDLYRVATVTGKAADGFTGPEVLASTRAHLADYETTVPEGYTLTYTGENEEQQESFGFLSYVLLIGVALIFMIMVAQFNSVSTPFIIMVAVGLSLIGVLLGLILTRTPFGLMTFIGVISLAGIVVNNNIVLIDFTMKLRERGMDKRAAIIEAGATRLRPVILTALTTVIGLVPLTVGLNIDFVGLLTDFAPNFQLGSQNTQFWGPMGISIISGLTFATFLTLVIVPVMYSVFDSISQRFSQTFAVENDEEVDAIAGDGTPDGLMPQLGGNGSAYALKDGGAQRPA; via the coding sequence ATGAGAATCACCGATATCTCGATCCAGTATCGCACCAGCGTCCTGGTGTTGACCGCCATTCTTACGATTGGTGGCCTGCTGAGCTACCTGACGATCCCGAAGGAAGCCAACCCGTCCATCGAAATCCCGCAGATCGTCGTCACGACCATCTACCCGGGAGCGAGCCCGGACGACATCGAGTCGCTCGTGACCCAGCACATCGAACAGGAGGTGCAGGGACTGAGTGGGATCAAGGAAATCCGATCGACCTCGACGGAGGGGGTGTCGACGGTGATTGTGGAATTCGATCCCGACGTGTCGATCGACGACGCACTGCAGAAGGTGCGCGATAAGGTGGGCATCGCCAAGTCGGAAATACCGCCTGAAGCCGAGGAGCCTCTCGTGAGCGAGATCGACCTCCAGGAGTTTCCGATCATGACGATCAACCTGGCCGCTGGCTACTCGCTCGCGCGGTTGAAGGATGTAGCCGAGGATCTCGAGGAGCAACTCGAGGGCATCCCGTCGGTGCTGAAGGTAGATGTGATCGGGGCACTCGAGCGGGAGGTGCAGGTGGATGTCGACCTGAACGCGCTCAAGTCGTATAACCTGGCGTTTGAAGACGTCATTGCTACGATTCGTGAGGAAAATACCAACATTCCCGGGGGGTCGATCGACGTCGATCGGGCCAATTATCTTGTGCGGGTGAACGGTGAGATCGAAGCGCCGGCCGAACTGGAGAATCTGGTGGTCGAAGCCCCGGGAGGGGTGCCCGTCTACATTCGAGATATCGCTACCGTCGTCTTCGGATTCAAAGAACGTGCGACCTATTCGCGGCTGGAGATGATCCAGGAAGAGGACGAGGAAGGCGCGCTCCGCATGTTGTCCGACGAAGAGTTGGCCACGCTCCAGGTGGTCAGTCTGAACATCGTGAAACGTTCAGGCGCCAACATACTCGATACGGTAAAAGAGATCGACGAGAAGATGGCCGCGTTTACCTTTCCGGCCGGCACGAGGCATGTCATCACGGGCGATATGAGCGTGTACGTTGAGGCCATGTTGAAAGACCTGGAGAACAACGTCATCAGCGGTCTCATTTTCGTTGTGGCCGTGTTGCTGTTTTTCCTGGGCGTGCGGAATGCCTTCCTGGTGGGCATCGCCATTCCGCTTTCGATGTTTATAGCCTTCATCCTCTTTCAAACGCTCGGATACACGCTCAACTTCATCATCCTATTCAGCCTGATTATCGCGCTTGGGATGCTGGTTGATAATGCGATCGTGATCATTGAGAATATCTACCGATTCCGAGAGCAGGGGTACTCCCGGTTCGAGTCGGCGCGGCTGGGTACCAGCGAGGTCGGTCCCGCCGTGATTGCTTCGACGGCCACCACCGTGGCGGCATTCGCTCCCATGTTGTTCTGGCCGGGCATCATCGGGGAGTTCATGAGTTATATGCCGCTGACGCTCATCGTGACCCTGATTTGCTCGCTGTTCGTGGCGCTTGTGATCAACCCTGTGTTCATGGGGATCTATGCCCGGATGGACAACGAAGAATCACCTCCCATGCGGCGCGCGGCGCGGATCGGGGCGACCGTGCTTGTGGCACTGACCGGTGTCGTGATCGGCATCGCCAACTGGAAGTCGCTGGTCGTACTCATCGTCGCCATTCCGGTGTTGATCTGGATGCACAAACACGTATTCAAGCCCATGGGCGACCGATTCGTGCAGACTGGATTTCCAAGGATTGTCACGCGATACAGGACGTTTCTGAACTGGATGCTTGAGCGGGACTACAGCGCGAAGCGTGCCTTGCTACGAAATACGTTTTCGTTGGGCGCCTTCACGCTGGGGGCGGTGGCGCTTGTCCTTGGCGGCATCATCAGCCGCATAGCCGGCCAGTATGCCGGCATGATTCTGCTCGTACCGGGCGGGATTCTGGCGGCCCTCGGGCTCATCGGTATCTTCGTGCACATTGCAGAAATCCTGTACATCGGTGGAAAGACGACCGTAAAAGGGGGCGTATACCTTGCCCTTGGTATCGGGGCGTTACTGGGGATCATCCAGATAAGCCCTCGCCATCTGGAGCCGAGCGCCGCCGTTGTGTTGATGGCCGTGCCTGTGCTGGTAGTGCTAATCGGCGCGCTGGGCTGGGTGTTTAAAGCCCCCCGGCAACTCATCCTGACGGACAACCGCTCGCGGTTGCTGAACGGGGTCATTGGGTCACTTTTTGGCATAGTGGGTCTCTTCGTGCTCGCACCGACGGGCGTCGAGTTTTTCCCGACAACAGATCCGAACCAGGTGGCCATTGAATTTGAGGCGCCGCTTGGGACGAACCTGGAGACGAGTAATGGCGTGGCTCTGGAGGCGCACTCCCGGATCGATGCGCTGTTACATGACAACCCAAACCTCCGCGCGAACGTCAAGAATATGTTGACGAATGTCGGCGTCGGGGGCGACGTCATGTTTGGCGGCAGTGCGGCCGGCCCCGAGCGGGCGCGCCTGACCTTGAATCTGGTGGACTACGAGGACCGCGCCGAGCCTAGCCCCATCACCATGGCGGCACTCCGGAATCAGCTCAAGGGCATCCCGGGAACGGAGGTTACGTTCAGCCAGGATCAATCCGGCCCCCCCGTTGGCAACCCGGTCAACATCGAGATTTCCGGAGCGGACTTCGAGGTGATCAGCCGTGTGGCAACGGAGGTCAAGACGCGATTGAGCGAAGCATCGGAAACGGGCGCCATACCCGGGCTGGTGGATGTGAATGACAACCTGAACTCGGGCCGTCCCGAACTCCAGGTCGATATCGATCGCGAGCGCGCGGCCCAATACGGGTTGTCGACGAGCCTCATCGCCTCTACGATCCGTTCGGCCATCAACGGCTCCGAAGCCGGCACGTACCGCACCGGTAAAAACGAGTACGACATCATTGTACGCCTCGCGGAGTCCGACCGGTCCAGCCTCGAAAGCCTCCGCAATCTTACCATCGTGCACGAAGGGCAGCAAGTGCCCCTCGTAGCCGTCGCCGACATGCAACTGCGTGGCGGTTTAGGGTCGGTGACGCGGCTTGACCTGTACCGGGTAGCGACGGTGACCGGAAAGGCAGCCGATGGCTTCACTGGCCCTGAGGTGCTGGCCTCCACAAGGGCGCACCTGGCGGATTACGAGACCACCGTGCCCGAGGGATATACCCTTACCTATACAGGCGAAAACGAGGAGCAGCAGGAGAGTTTTGGCTTCCTCAGCTATGTGTTACTGATTGGCGTGGCCCTGATCTTCATGATCATGGTCGCCCAGTTCAACAGCGTAAGCACGCCGTTTATCATCATGGTGGCCGTTGGCCTGAGTCTGATCGGGGTTCTGTTGGGGCTGATTCTGACCCGCACGCCATTTGGCCTGATGACATTTATTGGCGTCATCAGTCTTGCCGGCATTGTGGTGAACAACAACATCGTGTTGATCGACTTCACGATGAAGTTGCGCGAGCGTGGTATGGATAAACGTGCGGCCATTATCGAAGCCGGTGCTACTCGACTCCGCCCCGTGATTCTGACCGCATTAACCACCGTGATCGGCCTGGTGCCGTTGACCGTCGGGTTAAACATCGACTTCGTGGGCCTGCTGACGGATTTTGCGCCGAACTTCCAGTTGGGATCTCAGAACACGCAGTTCTGGGGGCCGATGGGCATCTCGATCATCAGCGGATTGACGTTCGCGACCTTCCTGACGCTGGTCATCGTGCCGGTCATGTACTCGGTCTTTGATTCTATCTCGCAGCGGTTCTCGCAGACATTCGCGGTGGAGAATGACGAAGAAGTGGACGCGATCGCCGGCGACGGGACGCCCGACGGCCTCATGCCCCAACTGGGCGGAAATGGGAGCGCTTATGCACTGAAGGATGGCGGCGCCCAGCGGCCGGCGTGA
- a CDS encoding hemolysin family protein: MTLLAIYIILAIGVSFLCSIMEAVLLSITPSYIAGLEQEGRSLGSKIRMLKAQIDRPLAAILSLNTIANTMGAAAAGAQAAALFGSHVVGAFSAGMTLMILIFSEIIPKTVGAIFWRQLAPIVVRVLMPVMWVMWPLVRLAQSVTRLLTRHRSKISFSREEFSALAEIGHQEGVFHENESRILKNLFRFTSIRVKDIMTPRIVVFSLANAMTIDEVMESHEEFRFSRILVYRESRDVVAGYVLKDDLLLKAAQGRGDLTLEALTREIMVVPDALSISALLDRLLDRLDHIAMVVDEYGGFAGIVTMEDVVETLLGMEIVDEADTIQDLQEWARQQWTRRARRLGLLTEAGEAVATAPAQMMTGRPIETGNSPAE, translated from the coding sequence ATGACACTTCTCGCGATTTACATCATTCTGGCCATAGGCGTCTCCTTTTTGTGTTCGATCATGGAGGCTGTGCTCCTAAGTATCACCCCATCATACATTGCGGGGCTCGAACAGGAGGGGCGTAGTCTAGGGAGTAAGATTCGGATGTTGAAGGCACAGATCGACCGTCCGCTTGCGGCAATTCTGAGTCTGAATACCATTGCAAACACCATGGGGGCCGCCGCGGCCGGCGCGCAGGCCGCCGCGCTTTTTGGCAGTCATGTCGTAGGGGCATTTTCGGCAGGGATGACGCTGATGATCCTGATCTTCTCCGAGATCATCCCGAAAACCGTCGGCGCTATCTTCTGGCGCCAGCTCGCGCCGATTGTGGTCCGAGTGTTGATGCCCGTGATGTGGGTCATGTGGCCGCTCGTTCGACTGGCGCAGTCGGTCACACGGTTGTTGACGCGCCATCGCAGCAAGATATCGTTCAGCCGCGAGGAGTTTTCGGCTCTCGCAGAAATTGGCCATCAGGAAGGCGTTTTCCATGAGAACGAGTCGCGCATCCTGAAAAACTTGTTTCGCTTTACGTCGATCCGAGTGAAGGATATCATGACGCCTCGCATCGTTGTGTTCTCGCTGGCAAACGCGATGACAATCGATGAAGTGATGGAATCGCACGAGGAGTTTCGGTTTTCGCGGATTCTGGTGTATCGCGAAAGCCGAGATGTCGTGGCGGGCTATGTATTAAAAGACGACCTCCTACTCAAGGCGGCGCAGGGGCGGGGGGATCTTACGCTGGAGGCGTTGACACGGGAGATTATGGTCGTGCCGGATGCTCTGTCCATCTCGGCCTTATTGGATCGGTTGTTGGACCGTCTGGATCATATCGCTATGGTCGTAGACGAATACGGCGGGTTCGCGGGCATCGTTACGATGGAGGATGTGGTGGAGACGTTGCTCGGGATGGAAATCGTCGACGAGGCGGATACGATCCAGGATTTGCAGGAGTGGGCGCGCCAACAGTGGACGAGGCGCGCGCGCCGGCTGGGGTTGCTCACCGAAGCGGGAGAGGCCGTGGCGACGGCACCTGCACAAATGATGACTGGTCGTCCGATCGAAACAGGTAATTCGCCGGCCGAATGA
- a CDS encoding Mur ligase family protein, with product MSISSLPDAQLRVFARPAAPALEAIRTVYLVGICGTGMGSLAGLLQEAGYAVSGADQAVYPPMSDRLAEAGITVFQGYDPAHLEPAPDLVIIGNACTPTHPEAAAARDRCLVQLSFPEALAHLFLANRRSLVVAGTHGKTTTTGLLVHLLRSAGRDPGFLVGGVMQNVGVSCAVGTGPHFVVEGDEYDSAYFDKRPKFVHYRPTSAIVTSMELDHTDIYPTWEAYRAAFEELTRLVPPEGLLALCGDHEPVRDLAVMARSRVVLYGLDPVNTISCRDRQVDADGQSFTLVSGGRALGRLHLPMHGLHNLSNTLGAVAIALDEGLNFDEIHAGLGSFPGMMRRQEVLGEVRGIRVLDDFAHHPTAVRVTIDAVRDANPGRRLVAVFEPRSNTSRRKAFELAYVDALALADVACLTTPPFRHNDRVEDFLDPDVIVRLLEQLGITAHRTADADDMLAILLHLLVPGDVVLIMSNGGFGGLHRRLLDGLKMGDSRLK from the coding sequence ATGAGTATCTCGTCCCTGCCTGATGCCCAGCTGCGGGTCTTTGCGCGGCCGGCCGCGCCGGCGCTTGAGGCCATCCGCACGGTCTATCTCGTCGGCATCTGCGGCACGGGGATGGGCTCGCTCGCCGGATTGCTTCAGGAGGCCGGCTATGCGGTATCGGGGGCGGACCAGGCGGTGTATCCGCCCATGAGCGACCGACTTGCCGAGGCCGGTATTACGGTGTTTCAGGGGTACGACCCGGCGCATCTCGAGCCCGCGCCAGACCTCGTCATCATCGGCAACGCCTGTACGCCGACCCATCCGGAAGCCGCCGCCGCGCGCGATCGCTGCCTCGTGCAACTGTCGTTTCCCGAGGCACTCGCTCACTTATTTCTTGCGAATCGGCGTTCGCTAGTGGTAGCCGGCACCCACGGAAAAACGACTACGACGGGCTTGCTGGTCCACCTGCTCCGCTCGGCCGGCCGCGACCCGGGGTTCCTGGTAGGTGGGGTGATGCAGAATGTCGGCGTAAGCTGCGCTGTTGGAACGGGGCCGCATTTCGTCGTCGAGGGCGATGAATACGATAGTGCGTATTTCGACAAACGCCCCAAGTTCGTCCACTATCGCCCGACCAGCGCCATCGTGACGTCCATGGAACTCGATCACACGGACATCTATCCGACCTGGGAAGCCTATCGCGCCGCCTTCGAGGAATTGACGCGGCTGGTGCCTCCGGAAGGACTGCTTGCTCTTTGTGGAGACCACGAGCCGGTGCGAGATCTGGCAGTGATGGCGAGGAGCCGGGTCGTGTTATATGGTCTGGACCCCGTCAATACGATCTCATGCCGCGACCGTCAGGTGGACGCCGATGGCCAATCGTTTACGCTCGTATCCGGAGGCCGCGCCCTGGGCCGGCTCCATCTCCCGATGCATGGCTTGCATAACCTCAGTAACACGCTGGGGGCGGTGGCTATCGCGCTCGACGAGGGGTTGAACTTCGATGAAATTCACGCCGGCCTGGGGTCGTTTCCCGGCATGATGCGCCGGCAGGAAGTGCTTGGCGAGGTGCGCGGCATCCGAGTGCTGGACGATTTTGCACACCATCCTACGGCCGTGCGCGTCACGATCGACGCTGTGCGCGACGCCAACCCCGGGCGCCGGCTCGTGGCCGTGTTCGAACCGCGGTCCAATACCAGCCGGCGAAAGGCCTTTGAGCTGGCCTATGTGGATGCCCTGGCTCTCGCCGACGTAGCCTGTCTGACGACGCCGCCGTTCCGGCACAACGACCGGGTGGAGGATTTCCTGGATCCGGACGTCATCGTGCGGTTGCTGGAACAACTAGGCATAACGGCCCACCGCACCGCCGACGCCGATGACATGCTGGCGATCTTGCTACATCTCCTCGTCCCGGGCGATGTTGTGCTCATCATGAGCAACGGGGGTTTTGGGGGGTTGCATCGCCGGCTGCTGGATGGATTAAAGATGGGAGATTCAAGATTAAAGTAA
- a CDS encoding DUF937 domain-containing protein, producing MNLLSSVLQNGAVLQQMAKQLNLDPNQVQSAVTHMIPALTRGIQKNASSPGGLEGLLGALQKGSHSQYVEKPNLLGQAETINDGNAILGHILGSKDVSRNVAGHAAQQTGLDAGILKKMLPMLATVVMGALSKQTSNAGLLEGLAGAAMGGGNSGGNSGGGGLLGGLLKGLTGGGQPQQKAAGNPALDMLGSFLDADKDGSVMDDLLGMAKKLF from the coding sequence ATGAATCTTCTTTCCAGTGTGCTCCAGAACGGAGCCGTACTCCAGCAGATGGCCAAGCAGCTAAACCTGGACCCGAACCAGGTGCAGAGCGCCGTGACGCACATGATCCCTGCCCTCACCCGCGGCATCCAGAAAAACGCTTCGTCGCCCGGTGGCCTGGAAGGGCTCCTCGGCGCGCTTCAGAAAGGGAGCCACTCGCAGTATGTCGAAAAACCGAATCTTCTCGGCCAGGCCGAAACGATTAATGATGGCAACGCCATCCTCGGGCACATCCTGGGTAGCAAGGATGTGAGCCGCAACGTCGCCGGCCACGCCGCGCAACAAACCGGCCTCGACGCCGGCATCCTCAAGAAGATGCTCCCGATGCTGGCGACGGTCGTGATGGGTGCACTCAGCAAGCAGACCTCCAACGCCGGCCTGCTCGAAGGCCTCGCTGGCGCCGCCATGGGCGGTGGCAACAGTGGTGGTAATAGTGGCGGCGGCGGTCTCCTCGGCGGCCTCCTCAAAGGCCTCACCGGCGGCGGTCAGCCCCAGCAGAAAGCGGCCGGTAACCCGGCGCTCGACATGCTCGGCAGCTTCCTGGACGCCGACAAGGACGGCTCCGTCATGGACGACCTCCTCGGGATGGCGAAGAAGCTCTTCTAA
- a CDS encoding amidohydrolase — translation MKSLPFRFLLVLAGFVWLIGCGAPAEPAADLVLTNGRIVSVDSLVPEARALAVRGDRIVALGTEEEIASYIGDSTQVIDLAGRLAIPGLIEGHGHFLGIGEAKMILDLTKARTWQEMVDMVAEAVQQAEPGAWILGRGWHQEKWDETPAGSADGVPTHHTMSAASPENPVYLTHASGHASFANALALELGRVSPETPDPAGGEIVHDAQGEPTGLLRETAQGLVGRALESYLAQRSPEQIEADLRKQVELAGAAALMAGITSFHDAGSSFEEIDFLKRMADEGALPVRLYVMLRGESPEELDARMDAYFLPDYGNHFLNVRSIKLAIDGALGPHGAWLLEPYEDMPSSAGLNLESIEALEAAALVAIAHNYQVNIHAIGDRANREVLDIYERLFAAHPDKTDLRWRIEHAQHLHPDDIPRMADLGVIAAMQGVHATSDGPWVPKRLGEQRSREGAYVWQSLWDAGVVVGNGTDAPVEDVSALASYYATVSRRLNDGSVFYPEQRLTREQALASYTINNAYAAFEETIKGTLTPGKLADITVLSRDILSIPEEEIPATEVVMTIIGGRVAYRTP, via the coding sequence ATGAAATCGCTCCCCTTTCGTTTCTTACTTGTGCTGGCGGGCTTCGTATGGCTCATTGGGTGCGGCGCCCCCGCCGAGCCGGCGGCCGACCTCGTGCTCACCAACGGCCGCATCGTCTCGGTAGATTCCCTCGTCCCTGAGGCCCGCGCCCTGGCTGTCCGCGGCGACCGGATCGTGGCTCTCGGTACGGAAGAGGAGATCGCGTCGTACATCGGGGATAGCACCCAGGTGATCGACCTCGCCGGCCGGCTCGCCATCCCCGGCCTTATTGAGGGCCACGGCCACTTCCTGGGGATCGGCGAGGCGAAGATGATCCTCGACCTCACAAAGGCCCGCACCTGGCAGGAAATGGTCGATATGGTGGCCGAAGCCGTGCAACAGGCCGAACCCGGCGCGTGGATTCTTGGCCGCGGGTGGCACCAGGAGAAGTGGGACGAAACGCCCGCCGGCAGTGCCGACGGCGTCCCCACCCACCACACGATGAGCGCCGCCTCCCCCGAAAACCCCGTCTACCTCACGCACGCCAGCGGACACGCCTCCTTCGCCAACGCCCTCGCCCTCGAACTGGGCCGCGTGAGTCCTGAGACCCCCGACCCCGCCGGCGGCGAAATCGTCCACGACGCGCAGGGCGAGCCCACCGGGCTGTTGCGCGAAACCGCCCAGGGACTCGTCGGCCGCGCCCTGGAAAGCTACCTCGCACAGCGGAGCCCCGAGCAGATCGAGGCCGACCTCCGCAAGCAGGTCGAACTCGCTGGCGCGGCCGCCCTGATGGCCGGCATCACCTCGTTCCACGACGCCGGGTCGTCGTTCGAGGAGATTGACTTCCTCAAACGCATGGCCGACGAAGGCGCGTTGCCCGTCCGCCTCTACGTCATGCTCCGCGGCGAGTCCCCCGAGGAACTGGACGCGCGGATGGATGCCTACTTCTTACCGGATTACGGCAACCACTTCCTGAACGTCCGATCCATCAAACTCGCTATCGATGGCGCCCTCGGCCCACACGGGGCGTGGCTACTGGAGCCGTACGAGGACATGCCCTCCAGCGCCGGGTTGAACCTGGAATCGATCGAGGCGCTCGAGGCGGCCGCTCTCGTGGCCATCGCCCACAACTACCAGGTCAACATCCACGCCATCGGCGACCGGGCCAACCGCGAGGTGCTCGACATCTACGAGCGCCTGTTTGCCGCCCATCCGGACAAGACCGACCTCCGCTGGCGCATCGAACACGCGCAACATCTCCATCCAGACGATATCCCGCGCATGGCCGACCTTGGCGTCATCGCCGCCATGCAGGGCGTCCACGCCACATCCGACGGCCCATGGGTGCCCAAACGCCTCGGTGAACAGCGCTCGCGTGAAGGAGCGTACGTATGGCAGAGCCTCTGGGACGCCGGCGTGGTCGTCGGCAATGGCACCGACGCCCCGGTGGAGGACGTCTCCGCCCTGGCCAGCTACTACGCCACCGTGAGCCGACGCTTGAACGACGGCTCGGTATTTTACCCCGAACAGCGCCTCACCCGCGAGCAGGCGCTGGCCTCCTATACCATCAACAACGCCTACGCCGCGTTCGAGGAAACGATCAAGGGGACGCTGACGCCCGGCAAACTCGCCGACATCACCGTTTTATCTCGCGACATCCTCTCCATTCCCGAGGAGGAGATCCCCGCCACCGAGGTGGTTATGACCATCATCGGCGGCCGGGTGGCGTACCGTACGCCGTGA
- a CDS encoding glycine--tRNA ligase, producing the protein MSDLFEKLVSLCKRRGFIFPSSEIYGGLSATYDYGPLGVELKRNVRDAWWQAMVYRHDNIAGLDAAILMHPTTWKASGHVDAFNDPLIDDKASKMRYRADQLIEGHIAKLRNKGKDTDADRVYEKLVAALNAEDMPKALYDIIMGEEIKGPDSGAFDWTEVRQFNLMFSTHIGPIADADSKIYLRPETAQGIFVNFHNVRETSRLAVPFGIAQVGKAFRNEIVARQFIFRMREFEQMEMQYFVKPGSQMEAFEAWKEKRLQWHLANGIPANKLQYHVHEKLAHYADAAVDIQYEFPFGWQEIEGIHSRTDFDLRRHQEFSGKKMEYFDTQTQERYIPYVVETSAGMDRTILMLLSEAYHEEAVNGEEERVVLKFHPKIAPIKVAIFPLVKKDGMPEIAEAIDQDLRQHFNTFYDEKGAVGRRYRRMDEIGTPFCITVDGQTTEDGTVTVRERDSMAQVRIPKDNVAAYLFDQMRAWKERSKRGM; encoded by the coding sequence ATGTCCGACCTGTTCGAAAAGCTCGTTTCCCTCTGCAAACGCCGTGGATTCATCTTCCCGTCGTCCGAGATCTACGGCGGACTGAGCGCCACGTACGACTATGGCCCGCTCGGCGTCGAACTCAAGCGGAACGTGCGCGACGCGTGGTGGCAGGCGATGGTCTACCGGCATGACAACATCGCCGGCCTCGACGCGGCCATCCTCATGCACCCGACGACCTGGAAGGCGTCCGGGCACGTCGACGCGTTTAACGACCCGCTCATCGACGACAAAGCCTCCAAGATGCGCTACCGCGCCGACCAGCTCATCGAAGGCCACATCGCGAAGCTGCGCAACAAGGGGAAGGATACCGACGCGGACCGGGTGTACGAAAAGCTTGTAGCCGCCCTCAACGCCGAGGATATGCCGAAGGCGCTCTACGACATCATCATGGGCGAGGAGATCAAAGGGCCGGACTCCGGCGCGTTCGACTGGACGGAGGTGCGCCAGTTTAACCTCATGTTCTCCACCCACATCGGCCCCATCGCCGATGCCGACAGCAAGATCTACCTCCGCCCCGAAACGGCCCAGGGCATCTTCGTCAACTTCCACAACGTCCGAGAGACCTCCCGCCTGGCCGTGCCCTTCGGCATCGCGCAGGTGGGCAAGGCGTTCCGCAACGAGATCGTCGCCCGCCAGTTTATCTTCCGGATGCGCGAGTTCGAGCAGATGGAGATGCAGTACTTCGTCAAGCCCGGCAGCCAGATGGAGGCCTTCGAGGCCTGGAAGGAAAAACGGCTCCAGTGGCACCTGGCGAACGGCATCCCGGCCAACAAACTCCAGTACCACGTCCACGAAAAACTCGCCCACTACGCCGACGCCGCCGTCGACATCCAGTACGAATTCCCGTTCGGCTGGCAGGAAATCGAAGGCATCCACTCGCGCACGGACTTCGACCTCAGGCGGCACCAGGAATTCTCGGGCAAAAAGATGGAGTACTTCGACACCCAGACGCAGGAGCGGTATATTCCCTACGTCGTCGAGACCTCCGCCGGCATGGACCGCACCATCCTCATGCTCCTCAGCGAAGCCTACCACGAAGAGGCCGTCAACGGTGAGGAAGAACGCGTCGTCCTCAAATTCCACCCCAAAATCGCCCCGATCAAAGTCGCCATCTTCCCCCTCGTCAAGAAGGACGGGATGCCGGAAATCGCAGAGGCCATCGACCAGGACCTCCGCCAGCACTTCAACACGTTTTACGACGAGAAGGGCGCCGTCGGCCGGCGCTACCGCCGAATGGATGAGATCGGCACCCCGTTCTGCATCACGGTTGACGGCCAAACGACCGAGGACGGCACCGTGACGGTCCGTGAGCGCGACTCGATGGCTCAGGTTCGTATACCGAAAGACAACGTCGCCGCCTACCTGTTCGATCAGATGCGCGCCTGGAAGGAGAGATCGAAGCGCGGAATGTGA